The DNA region aattgcatgctacgttccccaacaattctATCACAATATAGTGGCCTAATTATGTAAAGAAATGCAATGATGTAATGTTCTTGGCTAAAACTTCAATTGAATATATACTTAGTGCTGCAAATTCAAGAATTAAGTGTCCAGGTATGTCCTCATTGAAGTGCTGCTGGATATTATGCTTATTTGTATTTACGGGCATTAACAGGATTGCTAAGATTGTTCCATTATTTCCCTTGTAGAAGACTGGATAGTGTCTACAACCATTACACATCAATGCGGCCCAAAAAGTAGTCAATTCGAGGAGGATTTCACTCGTTCTTGAGAAGCACACAGTTCAGAAATCAATGTTTCTCCAGGATGTTAGGAATTGCTCATCGCAGAAGGAAATATATGAGGAGAATCACTTTTTCTATCACATCTAGCATTTTTCTATTTTGGCAGAATCTATATTGTTGGGTACAACCATGGGTACAACTTGCAGAGGGAAAATCCCAAGCACCCCTCATGCAAAGAGAAGCGGAATCTCCTTTTTTGCTGTAGTGTATGCCTTCTCTACTTATTTATATTGCAATAATAATATCCCAATAAGTATTTGGAATAAGAGCAAATAGTTTtattattatccagaattttcATTATTGATGTTTGTTTATTGGACCATGTGTATGTATTCAGTCATTTGCAAATACAAATATGATGTCAGCTCAGCCACAACTATTATTCATGTTAGCTTTGGAACTTCAAGTTTTGCACTCAATTTCGGCTCTTTGTGACTATTCAGATATTCTTCATGATAAGGACAAATTCAAGCGATTGATTAATAATTTTATATACATGATAAAAAATTCACCGGTTTTTAATACATCGTCAACAGCTTTTCTATACACATTAAACAAATTTCAAAAGCTTgatcaacatttttcaaatacttgttccaAAAAAAATGCttcattaacattttttaaatacacgATAAAAAATTTACACACATTTTTTTATAAATTATTCATATACATGATAAACATTTTCTCTATACACATTCAACATTTTTAAATACTTGGTCAAGaattttttcaaatatttttaTAGAGTGTTTTTTGTacaaaaaataaagcaaaaaacaaaacagaaaacGAAAAAAAAACCCTAGAAAAAGGAGGTTGTTTCATCCCGCACTCTTGGGGTGGCCAACTCATTAGTCTACCCCTCTCGCCGAAAGTGAGACATATTCGCGCCCGAGTTGGGGATGGATTTGGAATTTGGGCAAAAAAAGGATTAATAGCCTAGTGCATGACAATGAtgatggacttgcaactgggacgaAAAAAAGGCCTGACCCAGTTGCATTTCATTGGTTGACTTGCAACTGTGTGAACAAAAGATTAAGAGACCAATTGAGAGTAGTTATCTTGCAATCTGGAATAAAAAATGGGTGGGCCCATTTTGGAGCCAATGATTAACTTACAATTGAGACAAAAAAAGTCAGCCTCTAGTTGCTTGTCAATGGTGGATTTGTAACTGAGACAAAAAAGTCTGACCTAGTTGTAAATTGAGGGTGGACTTGTAACTAATGAATTCTACATCGTATACCTTGTCAATGCTTGTCGACGAGCAGTTCAATTAGCAGATGAGTTTAATGCCAATCGCCTGCATATTGAGACAGATAGCAAAGAGATAGCTAGCAAGCTTCAGAACAGGGAGAAGGACTTGTCCATGCTGGGACCATTAGTAGAAGAGGTGAAAATAATGTTGCAGGCGCGGGAGCAGTGGAAGATTACCTGAGTTCGCCGCTCGGCAAATGGTGCAGCACACGCGCTAGCTAGAGAAGGGGTTTCTAATGACTTATGTAAGATCTGGTTACACCAACCGCCTGATTGTATCTTGCACATTCTATCAGCAGAGATTCCTGACTTTTATGAATAAATAGGAACGGTgtgaatttcaaaaaaaaaagaacCCATAGCCTCTATAAAACAGGTGCTCCATGTACTGACACGATGCAGACACGTACAATGGAAACGGTCACTGGCTTTTCACGAAAAATAGCCCGATCAAAAACAGTTTTTGCATGAATCCTACAGCCCCGATTGTACAGTAAACAATTTAGATGTGACATAACTAAAAATTATATAGATATAAATTATCAAAATTACATTTATCAATAATATGTTAACGTCCATGGCGTATCAAAGTGTTCTCCACCGTCCATTATGAACCCAGAAAATCACATGGAAAGCAGCAAACATGCTGGTTGATCCGTCTATGTAGACTAATTACAGCCTTTCGCCGCGGATCCTCCTAGCCAAATACACATCTTTGGACATAATGGTCACACGCTTAGCATGGACGGCACACAGATTAGTGTCTTCAAACAGTCCCACCAAGTATGCTTCGGCTGCCTCCTGCAAAGCAAGCACTGCATGGCTCTGGAAACGTAGATCACTCTGTAGATGTGGCAAAGAAACCAAAGAAAATAGATGTGAGCCCAAATATCTCGTTTATTATCTTGAATACACTGCATTAGAACTTTTCTCTATGCACCCCTAATCAATCTCTAATGGATCTTTTTTGAAGGGATTGAGTTGGATTTGTTCGTATCTGAAATAAACACAGTCAGATACATATGATCTAGAGGAGTACCTTGCAAAATTGGGCAATCTCCCTGACAAGTCTCTGGAACGGTAGCTTCCTTATAAGTAGCTCTGTGCCCTTCTGATATTTGCGAATTTCACTATAGGAGCACAAGAGTATGAAACACAGGCACCTCATAATAATCCAAGCAATGGAAATTATTGTGCTACACATACCGAAGAGCAACAGTTCCAGGGCGATATCGGCGTGGCTTCTTCACTCCTCCAGTGGCGGGAGCAGTCTTACGAGCGGCAGCCTGGCATCACAAAACGGAAAACCAGTAGTTAAGTTGCTGTCAAGCAAACAATTTTTAACACTAAGTTGCTAAGGTGCATGGTTGGAGCCAAAGGTGCCATATTACATAGAAAGCCCTAAGGTGCTTCGTTGGAGCCTTTCCGCCGGTGGACTTTCGGGCTGTACACTTAGTGCGAGCCATCCTGCAAACAAAATAGTACACCATGCACAAAAGTTAACAAACTTAATTCCAAGGCTAGATTTAAGACATCTGCAACAAAAGCAATGATTCGACACTTTGGCTATTGTGATTTGACTGTGCTCTCGAAAGCCATATATTAGACACTTTGAGTACCAATAGATCGTAGAATGTCTAACTACGTGCATGTGATACATACATGTCTGAAAAATTCGATTGCAGTTCCTTGCCGAAAGAATTCTAGCTTCTGAGAATCGGTATAGATCCAAGTGATCACATAATACCCAGCTAGTTcacacattttatgattatcaaCGATTGCTAGCAAGGAAAAACAAGGTACTGTAGCATGTTCTAAACTATTTTATATGTTGACGAGTGATGACCAACACAAGAAACCAAATCAGAAATACCGCCGGAAGCATCTCAAGAAATACTAAGGCTACAGTACAACCATAGGAATTACTGTACAACACTTGAAACGGCTTACCTCTCGCAGTTGCTATCTTGCACTTGCACACCCTTGGAAGTACTCTTGCTGTCGGGCTGACTAGTTGATCGAGGGCTGATCGTGATCGGATGCACGTACAAATATAGCGAGAGGGGGCAGGGTATTTTATAGGCGGGCCTAACACGGGCACGTACGTACGAACCGACTTAGGTCAGATCCTTAATCTGCGCTAGATTGATTGGCGCACTGGCGTTGCAGTTGAAACTGATCGTACGGATCGGATCGATGGTGACATGGATTGATGCGGGCATATTGCGCGCTGCTATTGGCCGATCTCATGAGGTCACGGATCGTGGTTTTCCTAAATCCTAGTAATGGTTGAGAAACTTTCAGAATAATGCGTAATTAAACATGGTTGCATCTTGAGAGTTTATCAAGCGATGCCTCTCAGTCGGCAACCTCGCCATGTTTGCTTCTTCCCAGTGTTGTGCACGGCCGCGTGGGATGCTCGCCTGAGGCCTGAACAAGCTCGTAAATGGAACGAGCGCGTGCGTCGGGAGCTTGCACGCAGAGGCTCTGAGCGGCCGGCACAGCATTTCGGTTGGCGGCAGGCATGCAAGGTCTGCCGGAGCAGCGGACAACGTTGCTTAATTGCCTAGGATAGATGACGCGGGTGCTCCGACGTCCGGCCGGCGATGGAGGCGCAGCAGCGACACCCGGCCGGCAGGGGCTTACGACCAGGTGCATCGTCGGAAGTCGGAAGTGTTGGACGCGCCCTGGTGTTGTGCGTGTGGCATGGCTTGAAGGCGTGCAGATCTTCACGGTGCTGGGGGGCTGGGTGTGGAACGCGTGTCAGTTGCGACACGGAGAATGTGGCACGGTCATTGTTCCACACACGAACGGTGGTGCTCTGCTTTGGCATCGTGACTTCACAATTAGTTCGCGACTTGTTGTCTTTTCCTTTGGTTCATGTGTTCTCTCTATGACGGCACCACATACCTCGAAGAAGAACTCGTCCTCGGGTCGCGAGCAAAGCTATTGTGGGTGCACGCCTCCGTCAAGCGGACTGTTGAATATCATGATTATTTAGGTAGTATAGGATAGCATACTAGTATTTGTTCTACCTTATCTTATATTCCAGGGTCATGCACTCATTATATATACGCctacgaggctcaagcaatataTTCCATCAATTTTTCTCTATCCCTTCTGACACAGATAATAATGCATCACGTCATCTATGGTTTTTTGAACTCATTCCGTAATAAACTTGGACGTGCTTAATTAATTACCTACCGCCCTTGACGAGGCCCTTGCCGGCGGTCTCCATCAGACCGGAGACCCTGACGCTCCCTTCCGGCGCAAGGCCGAGGCGCTCCATGGCCTTCACCATGGCGCGGGCCACGGCTGAGCCGGAACAGTTGGCGCTCGTCCACCACGCCCCGGCGTCTGGGTCGAGGGGCTGGCACCGCGGCGTCCTACGCCACGTCCCTGGCGCAGATCACCTTCAAACAACGGAACACAAAGGCTAGAGCATGCAAGTAACTCTGCGGAGAACAGGTTTTGGACTCTGAACAGCCGGCCTCGATCGCGTAGGCCGCGTCGAAGGGGTCGTCAGGGAATGGCATGTCCATCAAGTCCCCCTACGATTCGCCCAAAGAAACGTGCCAGAAATGCTGTTTATCAAGACATTTCTCTTGCTGTACTTCGACAGTTAATTGATTCATTCACTGGCAAAGATCTCTGTGTCGCAGTTCGTACCTTGACAAAGTTGCATCGTTTGCTCAGGCCAGCAGCCAGCTGAACTGATGAGCCCCTGCAAATGCCACACATGGAGATTTTATGTTTTTTCATAAATGCATACCCCAAGCAGTTCATGTTTGATTTGAACACGGGAAAACTGATGTCCACGTGATCTGGTACTCGTCGTTCAACCCTGTCACCCTAAATGCCCTCACAATCCTGCATGATCCATGTCTGAATGAATACGCAGTGAACAAGTAATTCCACCTGTACATGTGCCCATGATATTTGTCCATGCCACTCCACATGTTCAGTTTTGCAACTTAAGCAAGCATAAGTACGATACCAGATCGACGGGCCCAAAAGGCGAGTACTGCACCATCCACATAACAGCTGTTTGGTGCAGCTAATGCACAAAGATGCTTACAAACTAGAGCATTTGTGGCATACAACATACACAGGCTAAACTTTGTCTTGAGCTCCTTGAAGCACCAAAGCGGGAAACTTGCAGTAGTATGGCACGTAGAATGCACGTCGATACAGTTCAGAGAACATCCGAATCTTCAGAATCTCTGAGCCTTTTCCAGTGCTCATGCTAAATGAGATGATCCTATGAGCAATTCTGTCAACAAGGATAACTAGCTCTCTCTCCAAGTCAAAGGCCTGGATGTCGTAATCGAAGTACCACAATCCTTCATGATTAGTGCGGAGCAACAAGTCCCTCCCAAAGACATTGTTCATACTCAGACGATGCTTCACCACCCACCTGTCAGTGCCTTCCAAACTCCAAATCCGCATCACACAACCATCCAATTCCTGTTGTGCATAGCATAAGACCCCTGATGACTGGCACATACAACCATCACAACAATCAAACATCTCTGGCCCATTTGGAAATCCTGGCAGCTGAGTGATCCTCTGACTGAGCCACTGCGTAGATGGACCGGGTGCATCGATTGCCAGAAGGACATGCTCCCATATATGCCCCACATAGAGTACCCCATTCACAAAGCATGAACTACCATAAAATCCTATCTCACTTTTCCAGCGACAACTAGACCATGTGAAATCCTCAGAGAAAAATATCTTAACTTCATTGTAGACTTCACCATCCATGGAAGACCCAGACTGGAAGCTGAAGACATAAAAGTGTTGAGACCATGATGGATCAAAACACAGCATGAGATCATAATCAGAGTCTGCTGGTCCAGGTTCAGTATTTGGAAGTGACATCCACTCTTGAGTTGCTGGATTGCACACAATAACATGGGATATGTCTGCGAAATATGTTGTGATACCACCATGATAACAAAGAAGTAGGCCATTGCTGCAACCCTTAAGCTCTAGGTACTCATAACATGGCACAAAGCTAAGCGTTGTGTCAATTTCTTTGTCGCATGAGGGAAGCCTAACGAGATGGATGCCAGTGCCATACTGAGGTATTTGGTACAAGATACCAACGGGAGTTCTTGGGAACTTCTTGCAGTAGTGTGGATTAGATGACAAGGTAAGCCAGTACTTGCAGACGCATTTGAAGCGGCAAAAGGACTTCAGCGGTAGCCGAGACAAAATCTCCACAACCAGGTCATCAGTTAGCAAAGACATGGATACCTCCTGCTTGGGTTACATATAAAGAAGAGTAAAAAATTATGTAAAACAAAGAAACATAAGAGGCTGTAAATATTTATAAGTGACTAACAACTTTAAAAGTAAAAATGCCCAACATGTAAGAAAAGCTGAGCCGAACCAACGATTTTTTCAGAATGTCTGAATCATGGAATGCAAACTCAAAACATAGGTATTTTAATCTGAATCCTATTCAATTATAACTGCAGAAACTGAGGATGTACATTCCCCTTTAGCCTTTATCCATATTTTCGGGATAACATCAGGGTTCGCAAATGAGCGAAACCACAAAACATATGTGATTATAGCTATGGCGCATGTACAGAGAGATAAACACAAAACATATGTGATTATAGCTATGGCACAACAAAAAGAAGACAAAGGAGCATTGATGTTTCATAATAAGTCAGCAGTAATGACCCAAACCTCTTTCGCAGGACGAGTGGGAAAACGGAAACTGCGGCAGTTCATAGGAGGAGCTAGGGCGACGGCAAGCTAGGACGGCAGAATGCACCGGGGGAAGAACCAGGGTCCATCTGCACGAGCTCAGATCAGAAACAGCGCCCGAGGAGAAAAGGGGGAAATGGAAGAGCTGAGGCCCGAGGACTCACCGCGCGCTGACAGCCTCCGGCACTGGACGAGGCGGCAAGCGCGAGCGAGGCCGCTGGTGTGGGTCGGCGAGGCGGGGGGCGCGGTGTTGCGGGAAGCAGCAGCCGCGCCGGAAAATGGGTCTCCGGTGGAAGAGGGGAGCGGCGGCGGTTTTGGACTGAGAGTGAGGCTGCTCGCCGGCTCGTATTGGGCCGGGCCGTGTCCCTAGAGCGTGTCTGGAACGGGAAATCTAGGAAAACCCACACCCTTCGGAGTTTTCTTTTAGGTAATATCTCCGTAAGTCATACAACTTGTGTTTGTGTTTGTGTTTGTGTTTGTGTTTGATGTTCAGTTTGGTGCTAAAACTTAAAAAATACGGATTTGTGGTCATCTAACTTGACATCACGTGCAAATATGCTCATAAAATACATGTACGGACGTATTAAGGTGTATGGCCCCACCTGTCAGTGAGTTGATGGCGCTCGGCTGACTTATTTTTACACAAAACACCCTCACATTTTTTTATTTATGAGAAAAGCTGACCACACTGTACTGCATATTTATACAAAAACTAACAAAAAAAGGGAGAGCCTGGAGCCAAACACGCGACCAATGTTCAACACACAATCCACTCTAGCCAACCAACCCTTCCCCGTTCACATGTAGGATACGGATAGCAAACGTAGACGTATTGAACACCGAGCTTAAATTTTATCGCATCTATGAGCAGTGCGTCCTGCTTATGAAAATTAACAGGAAATAGTGTGGCCACCTGCTCTCAAACAAACAACCAATAGGCAGCACACAAGACGTTCTGTGGCTACAACCTCCACGTATACATGTCCTTTTTGGATCAACACAAGACATTCTAGTTGCTTCAACCTGCACGTATACACTTCTACAATGAATGACTAGTGTTAATAATGTACTAAAAATTTGTAGTTAGTATGTAAATTATAATTTCAGTAATAAAAATACATCTAAATATTCGCGCGTGATAAATATTGTACATACACGCAATAATCTACTTTTAAATTTTTTCATGTATTATTTTAGAAATATTCATATATTTAAATAAAATTTATGAATTATAAATTTTTTTATCATTTAAAATAACACAAAAATTTCAAAAATTACAATTAAAAATATATTTTTAATTCTACAAACATTTCAGTGACTATTCTCACATTTTATAGTCCAATGTTGATAGGAATATTCAATCGTGTCTAATATTTAAATTATATTAATTTCGATTAAAAATTATACACAAATgaatattcataaatattttgtAAATGTTTGAATTCATCATTTTGCATAATTTAAATATAATCTGTGAGTGTATATCTTTTGGATTCATTAAACATATTTACTTAACAAAAAAAATTCAATGTCGGTATTAACTAGATATTTTTTTAATACACAAGTGTATATTTAAATGTTTTTATGTACTAATGATGGTTCGTATGTATGATATTCTTGGAACATAACTTTATTAATTACGTTTTACAAATATCTTGAAGAAATAGCAAATGCAAAATGACCCACAATATCTGCAGAAATAAGCCAACAACGGCGATCCCCTTCAGAAAGGCATGCACCTTGTGTGTAGTGCCAGAGAGCCAGCCAGAGTGACAGAGGGAGCAAGAACAAATTTCCATGCATAGGAGCTTGATTGTTGAAATGTCACTTTGTTTTTACCGCTCTGTAAAACTGTCCTAATGTGCAATTAATATCATTTACATTGTTTTACTGCTCCACATGTAAGTACTATATATTTCTTAAAAAAAATTAAGTACTGTGTTGATGGCATTATATGTTGATCTTAATGCGTCAACCTACCTGGACATGACTACTCGCCTGCTTAACAGAATCATAGTACTACCTCTCTCTCAGTTTACAAGACATGCGCGTACCCTTAGGTTGTCAGTTTGACCaacctaatacaagtcatatattacaaaaaatataccaaCATAAACTTCGAAGTTTCTACTTTCAAAACGTATAATTTTTGTATTATATAATTTATATTAGGGTGATAAAATTGACAACTTAGGTATACGCGTAGCAGTGCGCGCCTCTACGTATTTCAGGTAAAAAAAGATTGGTAAAATAGCTTAAATGGGCTGCCGATGCTAAAAATAAATGTCATTTAAGCTCCACGTTTTGTACATCTAACTTTGCTATCCATACACGATATGCAAACGGGAAGGTTGGTTGGCTAGAGTGGCTTCTGTCGTGAACGGTCGTCGTAGGATCGATTGCAGGCTATCGCCCATTTTTTCTACTAATTTGACCTTTTTCAGAAATAAAGAAATGTGAGTGTGTTTTGTGCAAACATAAGTCAGCCATTGGTCATCACTCACTAACAGTTGGGCCATACACCCTGATACATCCGTATGCATATTCTGTGATCGTATTTGCACGCAATGTCAAGTTAGATGACTACAAATCCGTATTTTTAAAATTCTAGCACCAAACTGAACATCGAGCGCAAGTTTTATAACTCCCAGTGATATTACCTTTTTTTTAGTAACTCATCTTTTTTTTGAACGAAAAACAGCATTGTGCTGATTTCATTCATTAAGATAGGATGAGTCACCCCAAGAGATACAGTTCAAGGTTCATAGAACGGCTGGCAGccaaaaagagaaagaaaagctATACAAATGTACACACAGAAGGAGGAAATAATGCTATCCTGTGCCAGTCCATTGAGCTCCTCTAAATCCAGCGATTCTTCAAGAATTAAGCTCATTGATGATGCTCTCAGGAACCTTCAAGAAATGGGTTACCTTGCTATTGAATATATGGTTGTTTCTTCCATTCCAAACATGTCAGGAAACCGCCATGATTAGAGATGAGAGATCATTTTTTCTGCTTGTACCTATATGAGTAACTCATCTTAGGAAACTAACCGGAGGCGTCcctaaaaaagagaaaaaaaaaacTAACCGAGGGCTAGAAGAAGGGGGTCTAGCGGGTGCCCGGTGGGTTAACAGGGATAGCCCATCAAATTTCGCCATGTTCCACGGATTCCCACTAAACACTTTTAAGTGGGATGGGTCGATGAGTCCCATCGTAGCCCACTCCCACTTGCTACCTGCAGTGCCCACTAGCTAGCTTCGCTGTCACAGCCATGCATCGCTTGTAAGAGCAAGTATAATAGTACTCAGTCGGCAGGCTATAAGCAGTTCTATGTCATCAAAATCATAGCTggaaaagagagaaagaaggGAAAACAAGGTAGCGTGCGCTTGAGCTAGTGTCAGCTACATCGCAAGAAACAAGACATGCAGCCCGCAAGCAGGCCTGTGAGCCAACCCTCTTCTCCTTTCCACCAATCAGCGTGCCTTCTTCCCTTCTTCCACATGCAAGCACtaattactactccctccgttcctacttgtctttctaggcatttcaacaagtgactacatacggagcaaaataagtgaatctacactctaaaatatatctacatacatccgtatgtagtagtcatttgaaatgtctagaaagacaagtatttaggaacggagggagtagtagctAGTTTACAACCCATCTATTATACTAACAGGCTATTATAAAAGGCTTCAAATGACATGGCATTGGTATATAGCCAGCAGCAATCCTtcttattaaccatgctctaacgGGAGGAAGGCCAGAGATAAAAACTCATGGCTTGGAATGGGACCAAGACCAAAGATAAAAACATAAGGAAGATACACAGTTAGCTCGGGACAGAATGCCTAGCCAACAAGTTTAGCAAGTGCGCGAATGAAAAAAAAACACTAACCGAAGATCTAAATTCGGACACGAGACCCATAGCCAGCCCACACATTCAAGGCCTAAAAAGTCAAAGCACCCTTAAAAAAACTATTCACGTATCACCCGAGTAAGTCCACCACTCAGAAACTCAAAATGGACAAATCATTTCTGATAAAATGTTTTCAGGGTTCCCTCCAATCCAAATTAATTGGCGCAGATTTAATACAATTTTAATTTGGATCGGAGGGTGTAGCCATGGATGTTACAAACTTGCATCAAACATTTTTCGTGGACCACCAACGACACATTATAGATAGATAGACAAGTACCCTCCAATCCATACAAAATTGCACTAAAGTTATGTCAATTAATTTGAACCGGAGGGAGTAGCTATGGATGTTACAAACTTGCATCAAACATTTCCCGCGCACCACCAGCAGCACATCACAAATAGATGGATGGACAACGTCGTCGTAAAGGCGAGCGGGCACATCGGTGTTGGTTGCGAACCTCCGAAAATGCCAGTGGCGGCCGAAGAAGTACAGCGACGGGAGCAGAGGTGGAGCGTGCAGATGCAAAG from Triticum urartu cultivar G1812 unplaced genomic scaffold, Tu2.1 TuUngrouped_contig_6440, whole genome shotgun sequence includes:
- the LOC125530615 gene encoding uncharacterized protein LOC125530615, whose amino-acid sequence is MNCRSFRFPTRPAKEEVSMSLLTDDLVVEILSRLPLKSFCRFKCVCKYWLTLSSNPHYCKKFPRTPVGILYQIPQYGTGIHLVRLPSCDKEIDTTLSFVPCYEYLELKGCSNGLLLCYHGGITTYFADISHVIVCNPATQEWMSLPNTEPGPADSDYDLMLCFDPSWSQHFYVFSFQSGSSMDGEVYNEVKIFFSEDFTWSSCRWKSEIGFYGSSCFVNGVLYVGHIWEHVLLAIDAPGPSTQWLSQRITQLPGFPNGPEMFDCCDGCMCQSSGVLCYAQQELDGCVMRIWSLEGTDRWVVKHRLSMNNVFGRDLLLRTNHEGLWYFDYDIQAFDLERELVILVDRIAHRIISFSMSTGKGSEILKIRMFSELYRRAFYVPYYCKFPALVLQGAQDKV